The region GCGGAAATCGCTGCCGGAACAACGTCATCCGCGCACAGGCGCAGAATGCGGAGATGATCCCGCACAGCTCGCACTGGGGCGCGTTCTCCGCCGAGCGGGTGGACGGCGAGCTGATCGTCCGGCCGCACCCCGACGACCCGAACCCCTCGCCCCTGCTCCAGAACATCCCCGCCTCGCTCTCGCACCGGGCGCGGATCGCGAGCCCGGTGGTCCGGCGTGGGTGGCTCGCAGACGGCCCCGGGCCCGACGACCGGCGCGGGCGGGACGAGTTCGTGCAGGTGAGCTGGGACGAGGTGCTCGACCGGCTCGCCACCGAGCTGCGCCGGGTGTACGACGAGCACGGCCCGCGGGCGGTCTACGGCGGCTCCTACGGCTGGGCCAGCGCCGGCCGCTTCCACCACGCGCAGGGCCAGCTGCACCGCTTCCTCGCCCTGGCCGGGGGCTACACCCGCTCGGTCAACACCTACAGCGGCGGCGCGGCGGAGGTCCTGCTCCCGCACGTCCTGGGCCCGTTCGACTCGGTGACCCGCTCGGTCGTCACCTGGGACCAGCTCGCCGCGCACACGGACACGGTCCTCGCGTTCGGCGGGATGGCGCTGAAGAACTCGACCGTCGGCGCGGGTGGCGTCAGCCGGCACGTCGAGCGGGACGCGATGCGCGCGGCGAAGGCCCGTGGCACGGAGTTCGTCCTGGTCGGGCCGCTGCGCGCGGACCTGTCCGAGGACGTCGACGCGCGGTGGCTGCCGATCGAGCCCGGTACGGACACGGCGCTGATGCTCGGCCTCGCGCACACGCTGCTGGTCGACGGCCTGCACGACCGCGCGTTCCTGCACACGCACACCGCGGGCTGGCCGGAGTTCGAGGCGTATCTGCAGGACAAGGACGCCGCCTGGGCGTCGGCGATCTGCGGCGTCCAGGCGGCCGACATCCGCCGGCTCGCCCGCACGATCGCCCGGGGCCGCACGTTGATCACGGTGTCGCAGTCGCTGCAGCGCGCCGAGCACGGCGAGCAGCCCGTCTGGGCCGGTCTCGCGCTCGCGGCGATGCTCGGCCAGATCGGGCTCCCGGGCGGCGGCTTCGTCTACGGGCTCGGCTCGCTCGCCCACTACGGCCGCCCGCGCAACGCCGTCCCGGTCCCGACGATGGTCCGTACGGTCAACCCCGTGCGGGACTTCATCCCCGTCGCCCGGGTCGCGGACATGCTGCTGCACCCCGGCGAGCCCTACGAGTACAACGGCGAGCACCGCACCTACCCGGACACGAAGCTCGTCTACTGGTGCGGCGGCAACCCGTTCCACCATCACCAGGACCTGAACCGGCTGCGCCGCGCCGTCGCCCGCGTCGACACGTTCGTCGTGCACGAGCCCGCCTGGACCGCCACCGCCCGGCACGCGGACGTCGTCCTGCCCGCCACGGTGACGCTCGAACGCGAGGACATCGGCGCGGGCGGGACGGACCCGCTGGTCGTCGCCATGCGCCGGGCCGCGGCCCCGTTCGGCGAGGCCCGGGACGACTA is a window of Pseudonocardia sp. T1-2H DNA encoding:
- a CDS encoding molybdopterin guanine dinucleotide-containing S/N-oxide reductase; this encodes MGEFCACTLVRGNRCRNNVIRAQAQNAEMIPHSSHWGAFSAERVDGELIVRPHPDDPNPSPLLQNIPASLSHRARIASPVVRRGWLADGPGPDDRRGRDEFVQVSWDEVLDRLATELRRVYDEHGPRAVYGGSYGWASAGRFHHAQGQLHRFLALAGGYTRSVNTYSGGAAEVLLPHVLGPFDSVTRSVVTWDQLAAHTDTVLAFGGMALKNSTVGAGGVSRHVERDAMRAAKARGTEFVLVGPLRADLSEDVDARWLPIEPGTDTALMLGLAHTLLVDGLHDRAFLHTHTAGWPEFEAYLQDKDAAWASAICGVQAADIRRLARTIARGRTLITVSQSLQRAEHGEQPVWAGLALAAMLGQIGLPGGGFVYGLGSLAHYGRPRNAVPVPTMVRTVNPVRDFIPVARVADMLLHPGEPYEYNGEHRTYPDTKLVYWCGGNPFHHHQDLNRLRRAVARVDTFVVHEPAWTATARHADVVLPATVTLEREDIGAGGTDPLVVAMRRAAAPFGEARDDYAIFSALAARLGFTDGFTEGRTAREWLEHLWLRTQKALAGKGFPAPDFEEFWAAGEWRLPSGPDDGGVLASFRTDPEGRPLHTPSGRIEIGSATIAGFGYDDCPGHPAWLEPTEAPDERHPLRLVANQPATRLHSQLDFGATSAAAKVRGREVVRVHPDDAAARGILDGDVVRLHNDRGACLAAARITDDVRRGVVQLPTGAWYSPLDPDDPTALCVHGNPNVLTRDVGSSRLAQGCTGQLTVVQLSRWEGEVPPVRAHEPPAVRGTG